A window of the Cygnus atratus isolate AKBS03 ecotype Queensland, Australia chromosome 4, CAtr_DNAZoo_HiC_assembly, whole genome shotgun sequence genome harbors these coding sequences:
- the RRH gene encoding visual pigment-like receptor peropsin, which translates to MHWNDSSGSSQSDNEAHSAFTQTEHNIVAAYLITAGVISIFSNIVVLGIFVKYKELRTATNAIIINLAFTDIGVSGIGYPMSAASDLHGSWKFGYTGCQIYAALNIFFGMASIGLLTVVAVDRYLTICRPDIGRRMTARTYAALILAAWINAVFWASMPTVGWAGYAPDPTGATCTVNWRKNDASFVSYTMSVIAVNFVVPLTVMFYCYYNVSRTMKKYTSNNCLESVNTDWSDQVDVTKMSVVMIVMFLVAWSPYSIVCLWSSFGDPKKISPAMAIIAPLFAKSSTFYNPCIYVIANKKFRRAILAMVRCQTRQEITINNALPMSVSQSALTS; encoded by the exons ATGCATTGGAATGATTCATCCGGTTCCTCACAAAGTGACAATGAAGCTCATTCAGCCTTTACACAGACTGAGCACAACATAGTTGCAGCTTACTTAATAACAGCAG GAGTGATAagcattttcagtaacattGTTGTGCTAGGGATCTTTGTTAAGTACAAAGAACTTCGGACAGCAACCAATGCAATTATTATCAACTTGGCTTTTACTGACATTGGTGTCAGTGGCATTGGCTACCCCATGTCAGCTGCCTCAGACCTTCATGGAAGCTGGAAATTTGGATATACTGGATGCCAG atctATGCTGccttaaatatcttttttggGATGGCGAGTATTGGTTTGCTCACTGTTGTTGCAGTTGACCGTTACCTGACAATCTGCAGGCCTGATATTG GAAGAAGAATGACTGCCCGTACCTATGCCGCCCTGATCCTTGCTGCTTGGATAAATGCCGTCTTTTGGGCTTCCATGCCTACCGTAGGCTGGGCTGGCTATGCTCCGGATCCAACTGGAGCAACATGCACAGTAAATTGGAGGAAAAATGATGC GTCCTTTGTTTCCTACACAATGAGTGTAATTGCTGTTAATTTTGTTGTACCCTTAACAGTCATGTTTTACTGTTATTACAATGTTTCCCGgacaatgaaaaaatacacCAGCAATAACTGCCTGGAGAGCGTCAACACGGATTGGTCTGACCAAGTAGATGTAACAAAG ATGTCTGTTGTGATGATTGTAATGTTCTTGGTGGCATGGTCTCCCTATTCCATTGTGTGTTTATGGTCTTCCTTTGGGGACCCAAAGAAAATTTCTCCTGCAATGGCCATCATAGCTCCTCTATTTGCAAAATCTTCCACATTCTACAATCCATGCATTTATGTCATTGCAAACAAAAA GTTTCGGAGGGCAATCCTGGCAATGGTGCGGTGTCAAACAAGACAAGAGATAACTATAAACAATGCCTTGCCCATGAGCGTATCGCAAAGTGCACTGACATCgtaa
- the GAR1 gene encoding H/ACA ribonucleoprotein complex subunit 1: MSFRGRGGGGGRGGGGGGRGGGFNRGGGGGDRGGFNRGGRGGFGRGGGRGGFNRGGYDQGPPETVVLLGEFMHPCEDELICKCKTEENRVPYFNAPVYLDNKEQIGKVDEIFGQLQDFYFSVKLSENMKASSFKKMQKFYIDPAKLLPLQRFLPRPPGEKGAPRGGGRGGRGGGRGGGRGGGRGGRGGGRGGGFRGGGGRGGGFRGGRGGGGGFRGRGY; this comes from the exons ATGAGTTTCCgtgggagaggaggtggaggaggaagaggtggtggaggaggaggaagaggaggcggCTTTAATCGTGGAGGAGGCGGTGGCGACAGAGGTGGCTTTAATCGTGGTGGACGAGGGGGCTTTGGACGGGGAGGCGGCCGAGGAGGCTTCAACAGAGGTGGATACGACCAGGGGCCTCCAGAAACGGTAGTTT TATTAGGAGAGTTCATGCATCCGTGTGAAGATGAACTCATTTGTAAgtgtaaaacagaagaaaatagggTGCCTTATTTCAACGCACCCGTGTACCTGGATAATAAGGAACAGATTGGCAAAGTGGATGAAATCTTTGGACAGCTACAAGATTTT tatttttcagtgaaattgtcTGAGAACATGAAAgcttcttcatttaaaaaaatgcaaaag TTTTACATTGATCCAGCAAAGCTGCTCCCGCTTCAGAGGTTTTTGCCAAGGCCTCCTGGAGAAAAAGGTGCTCCCCGAGGAGGTGGTAGAGGAGGACGTGGTGGTGGAcgtggaggaggaagaggtggcGGCAGAG gaggaagaggtggaggaagaggaggaggattcagaggaggtggaggaagaggaggaggattcagaggaggaagaggtggtggaggaggctTTCGGG GGAGAGGATATTAA